In Helianthus annuus cultivar XRQ/B chromosome 9, HanXRQr2.0-SUNRISE, whole genome shotgun sequence, the following are encoded in one genomic region:
- the LOC118481856 gene encoding uncharacterized protein LOC118481856 — MICSGPHSAVGFPTETGIAIIYASKEVLATDEIRPTKTSKPTPRAEPEKWILNNQYPEQTVTLGPTMPDLTCAALKKLLFENMDVFAWTPADMVGVPRHIAEHRLNVSENAKLVVHTKRHLGDIKHDAMQEQITELLNAGLYCYTKIPFGLKNAGATYQRLMNETYNDAIGKYIEVYMDDLVIMSKEESLMLVNIQKTFDTLHGVNIKLNPAKCSFGLEEGKFLGFIVTKDRFKVNPEKVQAIERMPSPSMIKEMQKLAGRLAALNRFLANHAAKSFPFIKTHRNCVKKNQFQWTPEAKHAFREMKDCLIRLPTLTAPTKGEPLVMYLSASEKVGGAVLMVDRQGVQIPMYYVSRTLNDPETRYAIMEKLALALIHASRRLRRYFANHVIHVLTNYIISNILARPEISERLAKWAIELGGHNVVFRPRPAIKGQVLADFLIEVPDDKDRECKAMEKAEKQRSEEPWLLYTDGAGAGLRLVSLEKHEFTYAIRLDFKSTNNKAEYEAFLAGLRLAIKMGVKHVEALVDSMLVAGQINGQYDAKGDVMALYLEQVRALLQSFNSYKVLHINRSENKPADALSKLASTSFQHLAKDVRIEVLSNPSVPLRQVNVIQLGTTSWMTPIIMYLQSGILPENKAEARKIQYKSEHYQMSDGILYRKSYLVPLLRCVDPEDANYLIREVHEGIYGIHAGPRIVVAKVMNAGYYWPGMHLDVVKVLRKCSGCQRHTPKTMRPKNELVPITTAWPFQQ, encoded by the exons ATGATTTGTTCAGGGCCACATTCAGCTGTTGGTTTCCCAACAGAAACAGGGATAGCAATAATTTATGCAAGCAAAGAGGTCCTCGCAACCGATGAAATCAGACCAACAAAAACAAGCAAGCCCACACCGCGCgcagaacctgaaaaatggataCTAAACAACCAGTATCCAGAGCAAACTGTCACCTTGGGACCAACAATGCCCGACCTTACGTGCGCGGCGCTAAAGAAGTTACTATTCGAGAACATGGATGTGTTTGCCTGGACACCGGCCGATATGGTTGGCGTCCCACGGCACATAGCAGAACACAGACTGAATGTTTCCGAAAATGCCAAACTAGTGGTACATACAAAACGCCATCTGGGAGACATAAAGCACGATGCCATGCAAGAACAGATCACAGAATTGCTAAACGCAG GGTTGTATTGTTATACAAAAATCCCTTTTGGTCTAAAGAATGCAGGCGCAACTTATCAGAGATTGATGAACGAAACATACAACGACGCCATCGGTAAATACATCGAAGTCTACATGGATGACCTGGTCATCATGAGTAAGGAAGAAAGTTTGATGCTGGTGAACATCCAAAAAACGTTTGATACGTTGCACGGGGTAAATATTAAACTGAATCCAGCAAAGTGCTCCTTCGGGttggaagaagggaagttcctGGGTTTCATCGTTACCAAGGATAGGTTCAAGGTCAATCCCGAAAAAGTGCAAGCGATAGAGCGAATGCCTTCACCATCAATGATAAAAGAAATGCAGAAGTTGGCCGGACGGTTAGCAGCACTAAACCGTTTCCTTGCCAACCATGCAGCAAAGTCGTTTCCATTTATCAAAACCCACCGCAACTGTGTAAAGAAGAACCAGTTCCAATGGACTCCTGAAGCTAAGCATGCATTCCGAGAAATGAAAGACTGCCTCATACGATTGCCAACGCTAACAGCACCAACGAAAGGTGAACCGCTGGTCATGTACCTATCAGCATCAGAAAAAGTGGGAGGGGCAGTTCTAATGGTCGATCGACAAGGCGTGCAAATACCAATGTATTATGTATCTCGCACCTTGAatgacccagaaacaagatatgcCATAATGGAGAAGCTGGCCCTTGCACTGATTCATGCGTCCAGACGATTGCGCAGGTACTTCGCTAACCATGTCATTCATGTTCTGACAAATTACATCATCAGCAACATCCTCGCCAGACCTGAGATATCCGAAAGATTAGCAAAGTGGGCTATAGAACTGGGAGGCCATAACGTGGTCTTTAGACCAAGGCCAGCAATCAAGGGTCAGGTGTTGGCTGATTTCCTGATAGAGGTGCCCGACGATAAAGACAGAGAATGCAAGGCAATGGAGAAAGCCGAAAAGCAACGTTCAGAAGAACCATGGTTGCTATATACGGATGGCGCAGGCGCAGGACTTAGACTGGTAAGTCTAGAAAAACATGAGTTCACATACGCCATCCGGCTAGACTTCAAGAGCACAAATAACAAGGCCGAGTATGAAGCTTTTCTTGCTGGGCTGCGGTTAGCAATCAAGATGGGAGTCAAACACGTAGAAGCGCTCGTGGACTCCATGCTCGTAGCAGGACAGATCAATGGTCAGTACGACGCCAAAGGAGACGTCATGGCATTGTACCTAGAACAAGTAAGAGCTCTGCTTCAAAGCTTTAATTCTTACAAAGTGCTTCACATCAACAGAAGCGAAAACAAGCCAGCAGATGCACTGAGCAAACTCGCATCAACCAGTTTCCAGCACCTGGCCAAAGACGTGCGCATTGAAGTTCTAAGCAACCCATCAGTACCATTAAGGCAAGTAAACGTCATCCAACTTGGAACAACATCCTGGATGACTCCGATCATCATGTATCTCCAGTCTGGAATACTGCCAGAGAACAAAGCCGAAGCAAGAAAGATCCAGTACAAGTCTGAACACTACCAAATGTCTGATGGCATCCTGTATAGGAAGTCGTACCTCGTACCGTTACTGCGATGTGTAGATCCAGAAGATGCCAATTATTTAATTCGCGAAGTACACGAGGGCATTTATGGCATTCATGCCGGACCAAGAATAGTGGTAGCAAAAGTAATGAACGCGGGTTATTATTGGCCAGGGATGCATCTGGATGTAGTCAAGGTTTTGAGGAAATGCAGTGGTTGTCAGAGACACACCCCAAAGACAATGCGCCCAAAGAATGAGCTAGTCCCCATAACAACGGCATGGCCATTTCAGCAGTGA